Genomic window (Candidatus Atribacteria bacterium ADurb.Bin276):
ACTGGGATTTGCTATTCTATCATTGGGTGATAAAATAAAAGCGGTAGCTTGTTTTCAAAAGATAAAGATACCCTTAGTTATTCTATCCGATGGTCCAAATGGATTAGTGGTTGGATATCATGATGAAGTTTTTATTGTGAAAGCCGATAATACCTTAAGGGGTGGGGGATATGCAATTGGATCGGGGGATACCTTAGTTGGAGGAGTAGTAGCTCAACTTTCACAACAGGTTGATGTTAAGGATGCTATTATATTTGGAACCGCCTGTGGGCTCGCCAATACCTTTTGTTCAGGAGCGGGGGTGTTTAACCTGGATATGGCACACCAGTTTATGGAGCACATTTTCATTGAAAATTATTACTCATCTAAAAGGAGGTAGCTGCGATGGAAGTGGTGGTTCGAGGAAAAAATATCGATGTCGACGACCTCATGAGAGATTATGTGACCAAAAAGTTGTCAAAACTTGATAAGTTTTTCCATAAGCTTATCGATGCAACTGTTGTTTTCAGTTTGGTTCGAGGACGAATTAAAAGTGAAGTTACCATGACAGCAAGTGGGATTGTTCTTCGAGCTGAAGGAGAAGGACCCGATTGGAGGACATCTTTCGAAACTGTCGATGATAAATTGGAAAGACAGGTTAAACGTTATAAAGAAAAACTGGCTCGCCGAGGTGCTTTGAAATCAGTGGAAGCTCTCTCGGCAATCGAAATCAATGAGATTCTTTCTCAAACCGAGAGCGAAGAAAAAATTCCCGGTAAGTTGGTGCGTACTAAAGAATTTACACTTCGTCCCATGACGGTTGAAGATGCCATTTTACAAATGGAACTTCTCAGCCATTCTTTTTTTGTTTATAAAGATATAGATAAAAATAAAGTTCAAATTCTCTATAAAAGAAACGATGGAAACTACGGCTTAATTGATCCTATATATTAACTTCTCATTGTTAAGATATAAACCAGTTATATTTATCGAACATTGGAAAACATTATTGATAAAGAGTTTTAAAAAAGAATCCTTTAGGTGGGGAAATTATGGACGTACCGATTGATTTTAAAGCTATCGAGGACTCAATAAGTTGTATTGACGGCATTATTAATGTAAAAATTGTCGGAGAAGGTTCAAATATCACTGAGATTCATGTTTTATCCAATCGGAGCAAGGGGCCTAAATTATTAGTTAGGGATATTGAAACTCTTATCAAGGCTCGTTTTGGTGTTGAAATTGATCATAAAAAAATTAGCGTTGTGAGTTTCGACTTGGAAGAACCACCTCACGAAACAACGGTAATCCAGGAACGGCCTATTTTATGGGGAGTTGGATGGAAAAAATCCGGTGATAATTTTCAGGCGGACGTTGAAATCAAACTCGTTGACAAGGTTTATCGTTCTTCTCTTAACAGCAAAGCCTGGGACCAGAGAGAGCGGTGTTCGTTAATTGCCCAAGCAGTTATAGATTGTATGAATCAAATTGTTGCAACTCCATTGTTTTCCTTACGAGGAGTTACCGTTCATAATTATTGTGAATTTGATGTGGCAGTTTGTCTGGTTGATTATCGTAACTTCGGAAAAGCCGAAGGGACTTTGATTGGTACAGCCTTACTTCGAGATGAAATCTATGAAACCGTTGCACGATCAGCATTGGATGCAGTAAATAGGAAAGTGAATTATTATCATTCCTTCCATCGGGAAAATTTAGAAAAAAACTCTTTTGAACATTGAAAAGGAGTGATTTTAAGCCAAAAATAGATTGAAATGCAATCCGAAGAGGAGGAAATACCGAGAAGCCAAGTTTTTACCAGTCCATCTATTATGGATATAGAACTATAAGGAGAAGAAAAGGCGGCCAGGGGTCTATAGAGCGAAGCGGCCTTCCCATCTTTACTTAGCGAAGAAAGGTGGAGAATGATCGCAGGGAGGGCTTTCGAATGAAAAAACTGCTGAGCATTCTTCTTGGTCTTTTGGCCATCGTTTTAGCCAGTGGTGCTGGTTTCCATTGGAGATAAGCTAAAGTTGC
Coding sequences:
- a CDS encoding Ribosome-associated factor Y — translated: MEVVVRGKNIDVDDLMRDYVTKKLSKLDKFFHKLIDATVVFSLVRGRIKSEVTMTASGIVLRAEGEGPDWRTSFETVDDKLERQVKRYKEKLARRGALKSVEALSAIEINEILSQTESEEKIPGKLVRTKEFTLRPMTVEDAILQMELLSHSFFVYKDIDKNKVQILYKRNDGNYGLIDPIY